A single Populus nigra chromosome 13, ddPopNigr1.1, whole genome shotgun sequence DNA region contains:
- the LOC133670753 gene encoding probable NADH dehydrogenase [ubiquinone] 1 alpha subcomplex subunit 5, mitochondrial, translating into MFLRAIGRPLLARVKQTTGIVGLDVVPNARAVLINLYTKTLKEIKEVPEDEGYRKAVETFTKHRLTVCEEEEEWEKIEERIGCGQVEELIEEAQDELKLIGKMIEWDPWGVPDDHECEIIENDAPIPKHVPRHIPGPLPAEFYQTLEAVLTKRVEPKGAPAVTSGESQSKA; encoded by the exons ATGTTCCTGCGGGCAATCGGACGGCCATTGCTGGCCAGAGTGAAGCAAACGACGGGGATCGTTGGATTGGACGTGGTCCCGAATGCGAGAGCAGTTTTGATCAATCTATACACCAAAACCCTAAAAGAGATCAAAGAAGTGCCGGAAGATGAAGGATACCGTAAAGCAGTGGAGACTTTCACGAAACACAGACTTACAGtctgtgaagaagaagaagaatgggagAAGATTGAAGAACGGATTGGATGTGGTCAGGTCGAAGAGCTTATCGAAGAAGCTCAGGATGAACTCAAGCTCATCGGAAAAATGATCG AGTGGGATCCTTGGGGTGTTCCTGATGACCATGAATGTGAAATTATAGAGAATGATGCTCCCATTCCTAAGCATGTCCCAAGGCATATACCTGGTCCTCTCCCTGCAGAGTTTTACCAGACACTCGAGGCTGTGCTGACAAAACGTGTGGAACCAAAGGGTGCACCTGCTGTCACATCTGGGGAATCGCAGTCAAAGGCGTAA
- the LOC133671071 gene encoding probable WRKY transcription factor 27, protein MAEGQDWDLYAIVRSCTSATTNRNGSSNTSENLENPFECLASLTFDDDDDQEFNPFSFPNLAVQPTNNDGLQELQDSYKPFLPSYTASGLQGNNDYIPSSSSISDFGVIFSGQNPPQLAHQQQQQLQQQNHYHHHHHQQQQQSPPPPSTSVSISPRFNNSQQQPQHIVQQQQNQRRQLHQLVTSTSSMFPLRTTQSQTPRSRKKKSNQKKLVLHVTAENLSNDVWAWRKYGQKPIKGSPYPRNYYRCSSSKGCAARKQVERSNTDPNMFIVSYTGDHTHPRPTHRNSLAGSTRNKVQQAVQKPEEKESEQPNISADKGLCSSPLSATSLSPRTPLSAPIDHAETAGNDQETKIENLEGGHGLMGSDDDCDNDINDDCDDDLLIPNMALNEDFIKGFQELVGASEGGGGGSSK, encoded by the exons ATGGCAGAGGGTCAGGACTGGGATTTGTATGCAATAGTGAGGAGCTGCACCTCTGCTACTACAAACAGAAACGGTAGCAGCAACACCAGTGAGAATCTTGAGAACCCTTTTGAGTGCTTGGCTTCTTTGacttttgatgatgatgatgatcaagAATTTAACCCTTTTTCTTTCCCAAATCTCGCTGTTCAGCCTACAAACAACGATGGTTTGCAAGAATTGCAAGATTCGTACAAGCCCTTTTTGCCTAGCTACACCGCCAGTGGACTTCAAGGTAATAATGATTATATTCCTAGCTCCTCCTCCATCTCTGATTTTGGGGTCATTTTTAGTGGCCAAAATCCACCACAACTTGCACatcagcaacagcagcagctgCAGCAGCAGAATCattatcaccaccaccatcaccaacaacaacaacaatctccaccaccaccatccaCAAGTGTTTCCATCAGCCCCAGGTTCAACAATAGCCAACAGCAACCACAGCATATTGTacagcaacaacaaaatcaaaggaGACAATTGCACCAGCTAGTGACTAGCACTTCTTCTATGTTTCCTTTAAGAACTACACAATCTCAGACCCCAAGATCAAGAAAGAA AAAAAGTAACCAGAAGAAGCTAGTATTGCATGTAACAGCAGAGAATCTCTCTAATGATGTGTGGGCTTGGAGAAAATATGGTCAAAAACCCATCAAAGGCTCTCCATATCCAAG GAACTACTACAGATGCAGCAGCTCAAAAGGGTGTGCAGCAAGAAAGCAAGTGGAGAGGAGCAACACAGATCCAAACATGTTTATTGTTAGCTACACAGGCGATCACACACACCCACGTCCGACTCACCGGAACTCACTTGCCGGTAGTACAAGAAACAAGGTTCAACAAGCAGTTCAAAAGCCTGAAGAAAAAGAATCCGAGCAACCCAATATTTCAGCAGACAAGGGCTTGTGTTCTTCTCCACTTTCAGCTACTAGTTTGTCTCCAAGAACCCCACTTTCAGCTCCCATTGACCATGCTGAGACTGCAGGAAATGATCAAGAAACCAAAATAGAGAATTTGGAAGGTGGGCATGGATTGATGGGAAGTGATGATGATTGTGATAATGACATTAATGATGATTGTGATGATGATCTTTTGATCCCAAATATGGCCTTGAATGAAGATTTCATTAAGGGGTTTCAAGAGCTTGTCGGTGCTAGTGAAGGCGGTGGTGGTGGTTCGAGTAAATAG
- the LOC133671557 gene encoding uncharacterized protein LOC133671557: protein MPSPPEPPQHRHNHLSNFLNSTTKTLFSILSPPNILPLAPPQPKICISFHLPNAPLPLTQSTLSLLESTQLDSLSPSKSSSASVKDISSAESNSGFPSAVRIGRLNPNGNGGGPAFVGQVFSMCDLSGTGLMAVSTHFDVPFISKRTPEWLKKIFATVTKGERNGPVFRFFMDLGDAVAYVKRLNIPSGVVGACRLDLAYEHFKEKPHLFQFVPNEKQVKAANQLLKSIPHGDGSRRVDGVPVFSAQNLDIAIATTDGIKWYTPYFFDKNMLDNILEESVDQHFHALIQTRHMQRRRDVIDDNVAAEVIEEMGDSLLEPPEVQEVLDEMGHPAIPLSVISKAAEIQLLYAVDKVLLGNRWLRKATGIQPKFPYLVDSFERRSASSLRRALESTSCLANSKIDDSTSEHKLKDNVQTDHEQRKDLRLPFGDWFSHPWLKKHSKSERESDTRKEGLSKDCLKWKSESNPFLPKVTMVGVSTGDAGQLSKSSLKKTMEDLTKELEQTDEANDSFISNSSSEFKANDRDPLFVANVGDYYSGMAKTGISR, encoded by the exons ATGCCTTCACCACCAGAACCACCACAGCACCGCCACAACCACCTCTCTAACTTCCTCAACTCAACCACCAAAACCCTCTTTTCTATTCTCTCTCCGCCCAACATCCTACCTTTAGCACCACCCCAACCCAAAATTTGCATATCTTTCCACCTCCCCAACGCCCCCCTCCCACTCACTCaatcaactctctctctcttggaGTCAACTCAGCTTGACTCATTATCCCCTTCAAAATCATCATCAGCCTCTGTCAAGGACATATCTTCTGCTGAGTCTAATTCTGGGTTTCCATCAGCAGTCAGGATtggaaggcttaatcctaatggAAATGGTGGTGGGCCTGCTTTTGTGGGGCAGGTCTTTAGCATGTGTGATCTTTCAGGGACTGGTCTCATGGCTGTTTCTACTCATTTTGATGTTCCCTTCATTTCCAAAAG GACACCAGAGTGGCTTAAGAAGATATTTGCAACGGTTACCAAGGGCGAGAGGAATGGTCCTGTTTTCCGTTTCTTCATGGATTTAGGCGATGCTG TTGCATATGTTAAACGGCTGAATATTCCAAGTGGTGTGGTGGGCGCTTGTCGTCTTGACTTAGCATATGAACACTTCAAG GAGAAACCTCACTTGTTTCAGTTTGTTCCAAATGAGAAACAG GTCAAGGCAGCCAACCAACTTCTGAAGTCCATTCCACATGGTGATGGGAGCAGGAGGGTTGATGGAGTTCCTGTTTTCAGTGCTCAAAACTTAGATATTGCAATAGCTACTACAGACGGGATTAAGTG GTATACTCCATACTTCTTTGATAAAAACATGCTGGATAACATTCTTGAGGAGTCTGTTGATCAGCATTTTCATGCTTTAATTCAAACACGGCACATGCAACGCCGACGTGATGTGATTGATGATAATGTTGCTGCAGAAGTGATTGAAGAAATGGGGGACAGCCTATTGGAGCCACCAGAG GTTCAGGAAGTGCTAGATGAGATGGGGCATCCTGCAATACCTTTGAGTGTCATTTCGAAGGCTGCAGAAATTCAGCTTCTTTATGCTGTTGACAAAGTTCTTCTTGGTAATAGGTGGTTGAGAAAAGCCACTGGCATTCAGCCAAAATTTCCGTACTTGGTTGATTCATTTGAAAGAAG GAGTGCATCTTCTTTACGAAGAGCGTTAGAATCAACCAGCTGTCTTGCCAACAGTAAAATAGATGATAGCACTTcagaacataaattaaaagacaatGTTCAAACAGATCATGAACAGAGAAAAGATCTGCGGTTGCCATTTGGAGATTGGTTTAGTCATCCATGGTTGAAAAAACACAGCAAATCGGAACGGGAATCAGACACAAG AAAGGAAGGCTTATCAAAGGATTGCTTAAAATGGAAGTCAGAGTCTAATCCTTTTCTTCCGAAGGTGACGATGGTTGGTGTCTCAACTGGAGATGCAGGACAATTGAGCAAATCCAGTTTGAAGAAGACTATGGAGGATCTGACAAAAGAGCTGGAGCAAACAGATGAGGCAAATGACAGTTTTATTAGCAATAGTAGTAGTGAGTTCAAAGCTAACGATAGGGATCCACTATTTGTTGCAAATGTGGGCGATTACTATTCAGGCATGGCAAAGACAGGCATCTCTCGATGA